In the genome of Sebastes umbrosus isolate fSebUmb1 chromosome 14, fSebUmb1.pri, whole genome shotgun sequence, one region contains:
- the dnajb1a gene encoding dnaJ homolog subfamily B member 1a: MGKDYYKVLGIAKGASEEEIKKAYRKQALRFHPDKNKSPTAEDKFKEIAEAYDVLSDAKKKDIYDRFGEEGLKGSTGGGGGGGHSGQSYNYTFHGDPHAMFAEFFGGRSPFDHFFAQNGEEDMDINDPFAPFGMGRMGGMGGFHRPFKSHPGGPRRAHERKKDPPVMHELKVSLEEVFSGCTKKMKISRKRLNPDGCTMRNEDKILTVDIKRGWKEGTKITFPKEGDETPSNIPADVVFVVKDKPHPVFRREGSDIIYPAKISLREALCGCTVNAPTLDGRTITVTSRDVVKPGMKKRISGEGLPLSKCPEKRGDMILDFTVKFPDKLGQTTRDALKQILPP, encoded by the exons ATGGGTAAAGATTACTACAAAGTGTTGGGGATAGCCAAAGGAGCCTCTGAAGAGGAGATCAAGAAGGCGTACAGAAAACAGGCCCTGCGCTTCCATCCTGACAAGAACAAGTCTCCTACTGCAGAAGATAAATTCAAGGAGATAGCTGAAGCCTATGATGTCCTCAGTGATGCCAAGAAGAAGGACATTTATGATCGTTTCGGAGAAGAAG GATTAAAGGGTTcaactggtggtggtggaggtggaggacacAGCGGTCAAAGCTACAACTACACCTTCCACGGAGACCCTCATGCAATGTTCGCTGAGTTCTTTGGTGGCCGCAGCCCTTTCGATCATTTCTTTGCACAAAATGGGGAGGAAGACATGGACATCAACGACCCCTTTGCGCCGTTTGGCATGGGAAGAATGGGTGGCATGGGCGGATTTCACAGGCCCTTTAAATCCCACCCAGGAGGCCCTCGCAGAGCGCACGAGAGGAAGAAGGACCCGCCTGTGATGCACGAGCTGAAGGTGAGCCTGGAGGAGGTCTTCTCGGGCTGCACCAAAAAGATGAAGATCTCCCGCAAGAGACTGAACCCGGACGGCTGCACCATGCGTAACGAAGACAAGATTTTAACAGTCGACATCAAGCGTGGCTGGAAGGAGGGGACGAAAATCACCTTTCCCAAGGAGGGGGATGAAACTCCCAGCAACATTCCTGCAGACGTGGTGTTTGTAGTTAAAGATAAACCCCATCCAGTGTTCAGAAGAGAGGGCTCAGATATAATCTATCCTGCAAAAATATCACTCAGAGAA gcACTGTGTGGATGCACAGTCAACGCCCCGACACTAGACGGCCGAACCATCACTGTGACCTCCAGAGACGTTGTCAAACCTGGAATGAAAAAGCGAATTTCTGGAGAAGGGCTTCCTCTATCCAAGTGCCCCGAGAAGAGGGGCGACATGATCCTGGACTTCACAGTGAAATTTCCTGATAAACTGGGCCAAACCACACGAGATGCACTCAAGCAGATTCTTCCACCGTGA